Proteins encoded by one window of Ursus arctos isolate Adak ecotype North America unplaced genomic scaffold, UrsArc2.0 scaffold_22, whole genome shotgun sequence:
- the LOC113248225 gene encoding olfactory receptor 52N5, which yields MLVSNNSYVAPKSFILNGIPGLERVHVWISLPFCTMYIISLVGNLGLVYLIHHEESLHHPMYFFLAMLSLIDLVTCTTTLPNALCIFWFNLKEINFNACLVQMFFVHGLAGVESGVLMLMALDRYVAIRYPLHYATILTNPIIAKAALATFLRGVLLMIPFPFLVKRLPFCQSNIISHTYCDHMSVVKLSCASIKINVIYGLMVALLIGVFDICCISVSYTMILRAVVSLSSADARQKAFSTCTAHISAIIITYVPALFTFFTHRFGGHTIPPSLHIIVANLYLLLPPTLNPIVYGVKTKQIRDSVIKLFQGEKRTHIQDK from the coding sequence ATGCTGGTTTCCAATAATTCATATGTTGCCCCCAAATCTTTTATTCTTAATGGAATTCCTGGTCTCGAAAGAGTACATGTATGGATCTCCCTCCCATTCTGCACAATGTATATCATCTCCCTTGTGGGAAACCTTGGCCTTGTGTACCTCATTCATCACGAGGAGTCCTTACATCACCCAATGTATTTCTTTCTGGCCATGCTGTCCCTCATTGACCTCGTTACCTGCACCACTACGCTACCCAATGCACTCTGCATCTTCTGGTTCAATCTCAAGGAAATTAACTTCAATGCTTGCTTAGTCCAGATGTTCTTTGTTCATGGCTTGGCAGGTGTGGAGTCTGGTGTACTCATGCTCATGGCTCTGGACCGCTACGTGGCCATTCGCTACCCACTGCATTATGCTACCATACTCACTAACCCTATCATTGCCAAAGCTGCACTTGCCACCTTCCTGAGGGGTGTGTTGCTGATGATTCCCTTCCCATTCTTGGTCAAGCGTTTGCCCTTCTGCCAAAGTAATATTATCTCCCATACATATTGTGACCACATGTCAGTGGTGAAGTTGTCCTGTGCCAGCATCAAGATCAATGTCATCTATGGTCTGATGGTTGCCCTCCTGATTGGAGTGTTTGACATCTGCTGTATATCTGTGTCTTACACCATGATCCTCCGGGCTGTGGTCAGCCTTTCATCAGCAGATGCTCGGCAGAAGGCCTTCAGCACCTGCACTGCCCATATATCTGCCATCATCATCACCTATGTTCCAGCACTCTTCACTTTCTTTACCCACCGTTTTGGGGGACACACCATTCCCCCCTCTCTCCACATCATTGTGGCCAATCTTTATCTTCTACTTCCCCCAACTCTCAACCCCATTGTGTATGGGGTAAAGACAAAACAGATCAGAGACAGTGTCATAAAGCTCTTCCAGGGTGAGAAACGTACACATATCCAGGACAAGTGA
- the LOC113248229 gene encoding olfactory receptor 52N1, with protein sequence MSFLNGTSLTPASFILNGIPGLEEAHLWISSPLCTMYSIAITGNFGLMYLIYSEEALHRPMYIFLALLSFTDVLMCTSTLPNTLCILWFNLKEIDFKACLAQMFFVHTFTGMESGVLMLMALDRYVAICYPLRYATILTNAVIARAGLLTFLRGVILVIPFPLLTKRLPYCRGNVIPHTYCDHMSVAKISCGNVRINAIYGLMVALLIGGFDILCITISYTMILRAVVSLSSADARQKAFSTCTAHICAIVITYVPAFFTFFTHRFGGHTIPPHIHIIMANLYLLMPPTMNPIVYGVKTKQIRESVIRFLLKGKDGSHNI encoded by the coding sequence ATGTCATTCCTAAATGGCACCAGCCTAACTCCAGCTTCATTCATCTTAAATGGCATCCCTGGGCTGGAAGAAGCGCATTTGTGGATCTCCTCCCCCCTGTGCACCATGTACAGCATTGCCATCACAGGGAACTTTGGCCTTATGTACCTCATTTACTCTGAAGAAGCCTTACACAGACCTATGTACATCTTCCTAGCGCTCCTTTCCTTCACAGATGTGCTCATGTGCACCAGCACTCTTCCCAACACCCTCTGCATATTGTGGTTCAACCTCAAGGAGATTGACTTTAAGGCCTGCCTGGCCCAGATGTTCTTCGTCCACACCTTCACAGGCATGGAGTCTGGGGTGCTCATGCTCATGGCCCtggaccgctatgtggccatctgctaCCCCCTGCGCTATGCCACTATCCTCACTAATGCAGTCATTGCCAGGGCTGGACTCCTCACTTTTCTTAGAGGTGTGATTCTTGtcatccctttccctctcctcaccAAGCGCCTGCCATACTGCAGGGGCAATGTCATACCTCACACTTACTGTGACCACATGTCTGTGGCCAAGATATCCTGTGGCAATGTTAGGATCAATGCCATCTATGGTTTAATGGTTGCCCTCCTGATTGGGGGCTTTGATATCTTGTGCATCACAATCTCCTACACCATGATCCTTCGAGCAGTTGTGAGTCTCTCATCAGCAGATGCCCGGCAGAAGGCCTTCAGCACATGCACTGCCCACATCTGTGCCATTGTCATCACCTATGTCCCAGCCTTCTTCACCTTCTTTACTCACCGGTTTGGGGGACACACTATTCCTCCACACATACACATTATTATGGCTAATCTGTATCTGCTCATGCCTCCCACAATGAACCCTATTGTGTATGGGGTGAAAACCAAACAGATACGAGAAAGTGTCATTAGATTCTTGCTTAAGGGAAAAGACGGTTCTCATAACATTTAA
- the LOC113248263 gene encoding olfactory receptor 52N2-like, with the protein MHGANSSGLTPRHFILNGIPELEALHIWIALPFCFMYVTAVLGNCGLIYLIGHEEALHRPMYYFLALLSLTDVSGCTSFVPNMLCIFWFNLKEIDFNACLVQMFFIHMLTGMESGVLMLMALDRYVAICYPLRYSTILTNTVITKVGFATFSRSVLLMIPFAFLIKRLPYCRGNLIHHTYCDHMSVAKLSCGNIKINAIYGLIVAILIGGFDMFCIFMSYTMIIRAVVSLSSADARHKASSTCTSHICAIVITYVPAFFNFFTHRFGGRTIPHHVHIFIANLYLLLPPTLNPIVYGVKTKQIREGVIKLFSERKIF; encoded by the coding sequence ATGCACGGAGCCAACAGCTCTGGCCTGACACCAAGACACTTCATCCTTAATGGGATTCCTGAGCTAGAAGCCTTACACATCTGGATCGCCCTGCCGTTCTGCTTCATGTACGTCACCGCTGTCCTGGGGAACTGTGGGCTCATCTACCTCATCGGCCACGAGGAGGCCCTGCACCGGCCCATGTACTACTTCCTAGCTTTGTTGTCTCTTACAGATGTTAGCGGGTGCACTTCATTTGTCCCTAATATGTTATGTATCTTTTGGTTCAATCTCAAAGAGATTGACTTTAATGCCTGCCTCGTGCAGATGTTTTTCATCCACATGCTGACAGGTATGGAGTCTGGCGTGCTCATGCTTATGGCCCtggaccgctatgtggccatctgctaCCCTCTACGCTATTCtaccatcctcaccaacactgtaATTACCAAGGTTGGGTTTGCCACCTTCAGTCGAAGTGTGTTGCTCATGATCCCATTCGCTTTCCTGATCAAGCGTCTTCCCTACTGCAGGGGCAACCTCATCCACCACACCTACTGTGACCACATGTCTGTGGCCAAACTGTCCTGCGGCAACATCAAGATTAATGCCATCTACGGTCTCATAGTTGCCATATTGATTGGAGGATTCGATATGTTCTGTATCTTCATGTCTTACACCATGATTATCCGTGCCGTAGTGAGTCTGTCATCTGCAGATGCTCGCCACAAAGCCTCCAGCACCTGCACATCACACATCTGTGCTATTGTCATCACCTATGTCCCAGCCTTCTTCAACTTCTTCACGCATCGTTTTGGGGGACGTACCATACCTCACCACGTTCACATTTTTATAGCCAATCTCTACCTGTTGCTGCCCCCCACCTTGAATCCAATTGTCTATGGAGTGAAGACCAAACAGATCCGTGAAGGAGTGATCAAAttgttttcagagagaaagaTATTTTGA
- the LOC113250078 gene encoding olfactory receptor 52N2-like: MCGENSSSLTPGFFVLNGVPGLEAAHPWIALPFCFMYVTAVLGNCGLIHLIGHEEALHRPMYYFLALLSFTDVTLCTTTVPNMLCILWFNLKEIDFNACLAQMFFVHMLTGMESGVLMLMALDRYVAICYPLRYSTILTNPVIAKAGLATFLRGVLLILPFAFLTKRLPYCRGNSIPHTYCDHMSVAKVSCGNFKVNAIYGLLAALLIGGFDMFCITVSYTMILRAVVSLSSAEARQKAFGTCTSHICAIVITYVPALFTIFTHRFGGQNIPHHVHILIANLYLMLPPTLNPIVYGVKTKQIREGVIKLFFKEKDVLVTK, encoded by the coding sequence ATGTGTGGGGAAAACAGCTCCAGCCTGACCCCAGGATTCTTCGTCTTGAATGGCGTCCCCGGGCTGGAAGCCGCGCACCCCTGGATCGCCCTGCCGTTCTGCTTCATGTATGTCACCGCTGTCCTGGGGAACTGTGGGCTCATCCACCTCATCGGCCACGAGGAGGCCCTGCACCGGCCCATGTACTACTTCCTGGCCCTGCTCTCCTTCACAGACGTCACCCTGTGCACCACCACCGTACCCAATATGCTGTGCATACTCTGGTTCAACCTCAAGGAGATCGACTTCAACGCCTGCCTGGCTCAGATGTTTTTTGTCCACATGCTGACTGGGATGGAGTCTGGGGTGCTCATGCTCATGGCCCtggaccgctatgtggccatctgctaCCCCTTGCGGTATTCCACCATCCTCACCAACCCCGTCATCGCCAAGGCCGGTCTTGCCACCTTCCTGCGCGGTGTGCTGCTCATCCTCCCATTCGCTTTCCTCACCAAGCGTCTGCCCTATTGTCGGGGCAACTCCATTCCCCACACCTACTGCGACCACATGTCTGTGGCCAAGGTGTCCTGTGGTAATTTCAAGGTCAACGCTATCTATGGTCTCTTGGCAGCCCTCTTGATTGGGGGCTTTGATATGTTCTGTATTACTGTGTCCTACACTATGATCTTGCGGGCAGTGGTGAGTTTGTCATCTGCAGAGGCGCGTCAGAAAGCCTTCGGCACCTGTACTTCCCACATATGTGCTATTGTCATCACATATGTTCCAGCCCTGTTCACCATTTTTACTCATCGTTTTGGGGGACAAAACATTCCCCATCACGTCCATATTCTTATTGCTAATCTCTATTTGATGTTGCCTCCTACCCTGAACCCGATTGTTTATGGAGTCAAGACCAAGCAGATCCGGGAAGGAGTcatcaagttattttttaaagagaaagatgtCTTAGTTACGAAATAG